One Terriglobales bacterium genomic region harbors:
- the queF gene encoding preQ(1) synthase — MPKAPRYTPEHAAAGLDAKFPDIETWPNQFSGYEIVVDVPEFTSVCPKTGLPDFGVLNIRYMPNKLCLELKSLKEYLFTYRNLGIFQENIVNRVLDDVVRASKPVWAVVSGEFRPRGGIGTTIEARYPRPKK; from the coding sequence ATGCCTAAAGCGCCCCGTTACACCCCTGAGCATGCCGCTGCCGGGTTAGACGCGAAGTTTCCCGACATAGAAACCTGGCCGAACCAGTTTTCTGGCTACGAGATTGTGGTGGATGTCCCCGAATTTACCTCGGTTTGCCCCAAGACCGGACTGCCTGATTTCGGTGTGCTCAATATCCGCTACATGCCCAACAAACTCTGCCTGGAGCTGAAGTCGCTGAAAGAATATCTTTTCACCTACCGCAACCTGGGTATCTTTCAGGAAAACATTGTGAACCGCGTGCTCGATGACGTAGTTCGGGCCTCCAAGCCAGTTTGGGCAGTCGTGAGCGGGGAGTTTCGTCCGCGCGGCGGCATTGGGACTACGATTGAAGCCCGGTATCCCCGGCCCAAAAAATAA